One stretch of Bremerella cremea DNA includes these proteins:
- a CDS encoding sodium:solute symporter family protein — protein sequence MNLEIDPSLQWLLATTMVLYVIGMYLIGYYAQRKIHGTEDFLVAGRKLPFSLAWMTLLATWFGAGTLLAAADEVRREGLQAAALDPFGAGVCLLLAGLFFAGPLWRMELLTVPDFFRRKFGVAAELIASCIMVPSYFGWVAAQFVALAGVLQLFFGIDPMFGLALVAIIGTGYTLMGGMWSVTLTDAVQISLVLVGLVVLAVVALGELGAGSVWNGLVRVGQETEPEMLRPFPTENIAAMLGWLGVFLTGALGNLPGQDLMQRVFAAKSASTARWACLVAGLFYLSFGLLPLLLALVGNLLFPDDVTSEILPALAHAFLHPVVAVVFVVAMLSAVLSTIDSAILSPASVLAENVLSKFLGQDSLSLNRYSVLAVALCSLGLAYLGENAYELLETAYVLTLVGLFVPLTIGLYSQPQSGRPALASMGIGVGVWGLHFVLGCETFLPGVPLIGTWQLPLSLAATGCSLVGYFLLEPPWKIQWGSPAKIAITGEKNCSPD from the coding sequence ATGAACCTGGAAATCGATCCGTCACTTCAATGGCTGCTGGCGACGACGATGGTTCTCTATGTCATTGGCATGTACCTGATTGGTTACTATGCCCAGCGCAAAATTCACGGCACAGAAGACTTTCTGGTGGCCGGGAGGAAGCTTCCATTTTCACTGGCATGGATGACCCTGCTGGCCACCTGGTTTGGGGCGGGCACCTTACTGGCCGCCGCCGACGAGGTTCGTCGTGAAGGCTTGCAAGCCGCCGCGCTCGACCCCTTTGGAGCGGGCGTTTGCCTCTTGCTTGCCGGACTGTTCTTTGCTGGTCCGTTATGGAGAATGGAACTGCTGACCGTCCCCGATTTCTTTCGCAGAAAATTTGGTGTGGCAGCCGAACTGATTGCTTCCTGCATTATGGTGCCAAGTTATTTCGGCTGGGTCGCGGCTCAGTTTGTGGCGTTGGCTGGCGTGCTTCAGCTTTTCTTTGGGATCGATCCGATGTTCGGCCTTGCCTTGGTTGCGATCATTGGGACCGGATACACGTTAATGGGCGGAATGTGGTCGGTCACGCTGACCGATGCTGTCCAAATTTCGTTAGTCCTGGTGGGGCTTGTTGTGTTAGCCGTGGTCGCACTTGGTGAGTTGGGGGCTGGCAGCGTGTGGAACGGCTTGGTCCGGGTAGGACAGGAAACGGAACCTGAGATGCTAAGGCCGTTTCCTACCGAGAACATTGCTGCGATGCTAGGTTGGCTGGGTGTTTTCCTGACAGGTGCTCTGGGTAATCTGCCTGGGCAAGATTTGATGCAACGGGTATTTGCCGCTAAGAGTGCCTCGACCGCGCGCTGGGCTTGCCTTGTTGCTGGGCTGTTTTATCTCTCGTTTGGTTTGCTGCCGCTGCTGTTGGCTTTGGTGGGCAATTTGCTTTTTCCGGACGATGTCACCTCCGAAATCTTACCGGCATTGGCCCACGCCTTTTTACATCCGGTGGTAGCCGTTGTGTTTGTGGTGGCCATGCTTTCAGCAGTGCTTTCGACAATCGACAGCGCGATCTTGTCTCCGGCAAGCGTATTGGCCGAGAACGTACTATCGAAATTCTTAGGCCAAGATTCGCTCTCGCTGAACCGTTACTCGGTTCTCGCGGTGGCGCTATGTAGTTTGGGCCTGGCTTACCTCGGCGAGAATGCTTATGAACTGCTGGAAACAGCCTACGTGTTGACCTTGGTCGGGCTATTCGTTCCGCTGACGATTGGCCTCTACAGCCAACCACAAAGTGGCCGCCCTGCCCTGGCCAGTATGGGAATCGGAGTAGGCGTGTGGGGACTTCACTTCGTGCTCGGTTGCGAAACCTTCTTGCCGGGGGTGCCGCTGATTGGTACTTGGCAACTTCCCCTTTCGCTGGCGGCGACCGGCTGCTCGCTTGTTGGCTATTTCCTGCTGGAACCTCCTTGGAAAATCCAATGGGGCTCTCCCGCTAAGATCGCGATCACCGGCGAAAAAAACTGCTCGCCCGATTAG
- a CDS encoding inorganic diphosphatase — MTHAWHDVTPGEDIPREFCAVIEIPTGSSIKYELDKDTGLLRMDRMLYSAVHYPANYGFVPQTLAEDDDPLDVLVLCQEPVAPLTLITARAVGLMTMVDSGKLDHKIIAVAVTDPEYSSYTEASDLPIHRRNMLRRFFQDYKMLEGKTVEVDEILPAELALPIVNEALERYSSQRRRGFYRK, encoded by the coding sequence ATGACGCACGCTTGGCACGACGTGACCCCCGGTGAGGACATTCCAAGAGAATTTTGTGCGGTCATCGAAATCCCCACAGGTTCCAGTATCAAGTACGAACTGGATAAAGATACGGGATTGTTGCGAATGGATCGCATGCTTTACTCGGCCGTTCACTATCCGGCCAACTACGGGTTCGTCCCGCAAACCCTAGCCGAAGACGACGACCCGTTGGACGTGCTGGTTTTGTGCCAGGAACCGGTTGCGCCGCTGACCTTGATCACCGCCCGTGCGGTTGGTTTGATGACGATGGTCGATAGTGGTAAACTCGACCATAAAATTATTGCCGTGGCTGTCACCGATCCGGAATATTCTTCCTATACCGAAGCCAGCGATCTGCCCATTCATCGACGCAACATGCTGCGACGCTTCTTCCAGGACTACAAGATGCTGGAAGGCAAAACCGTCGAAGTCGATGAGATCCTTCCCGCCGAGCTCGCCTTGCCGATCGTGAATGAGGCGTTGGAACGCTACAGCAGTCAGCGTCGCCGCGGGTTTTATCGGAAGTAA
- a CDS encoding class I SAM-dependent methyltransferase: MESVRRAQLYDLRTRYIVEDLPPFVTLISQAATVLEVGCGTGRILGYLTRQLPEKQWLGIDLDQDKIDVARQRLGNEHANVNLIQGDFLSYEDFPPVDAVLFGFNVLAEFLGVSTRIAALRKARTCLAPGGQVIVACYAHDFADWGLRNKQHASRIWDDQLGQWDVTIDCVRDLPRQSSVCSVTYTGESETIHDVYEVALLTRNELLAIYEAAGLVLTQEYGDYHFGPLTDESQVWLHVLTARA; encoded by the coding sequence ATGGAATCTGTCCGACGCGCTCAGTTGTACGACCTGCGAACTCGCTATATTGTTGAGGACTTGCCCCCCTTTGTCACTTTGATCAGTCAGGCCGCCACGGTGTTAGAAGTGGGATGCGGCACCGGACGCATTCTTGGATACTTGACGCGGCAGCTACCTGAAAAGCAGTGGCTGGGGATCGATCTCGATCAAGATAAGATCGATGTGGCACGTCAGCGTTTAGGGAATGAGCACGCCAACGTCAACTTGATTCAAGGGGACTTCCTCAGCTACGAGGACTTTCCTCCGGTCGATGCCGTCTTGTTCGGGTTTAACGTCCTGGCTGAATTTCTCGGGGTATCGACCCGCATCGCGGCACTCCGAAAAGCTCGCACCTGCCTAGCCCCCGGTGGTCAGGTGATTGTGGCATGTTATGCGCACGACTTCGCTGATTGGGGCCTCCGCAACAAGCAACATGCTTCCCGCATTTGGGACGATCAACTCGGACAATGGGACGTCACGATCGATTGTGTACGCGATTTGCCCCGGCAATCTTCGGTTTGCTCGGTGACGTATACAGGAGAAAGTGAAACGATTCACGACGTCTATGAAGTTGCCCTGCTTACGCGAAACGAATTGCTGGCCATTTATGAAGCGGCCGGACTGGTGCTCACGCAGGAATACGGCGACTACCACTTTGGCCCACTAACCGACGAAAGCCAAGTCTGGCTGCATGTCTTGACGGCCCGTGCTTAG
- a CDS encoding DUF5993 family protein: MAFFSILSIRLANFPMAMIFLLYLVCFGLAYYRQRKAAYAAFLVSTLASLAMFAYHLDSALELNF; encoded by the coding sequence ATGGCTTTTTTTTCAATTCTCTCGATACGTCTGGCCAACTTTCCAATGGCGATGATCTTTCTGCTCTATTTGGTGTGCTTTGGCTTGGCGTACTACCGTCAGAGAAAAGCTGCCTATGCCGCGTTCTTGGTTAGCACACTAGCTAGTCTGGCCATGTTTGCTTATCACCTGGACTCTGCATTAGAGCTGAACTTCTGA
- a CDS encoding rhamnogalacturonan acetylesterase, with the protein MKKLHPILALVLGMCPAFVLAEDSAPEAQPEVPVRLVIVGDSTVCEYPANRPDRGWGQFIEEAFEEGTVKVSNLAKSGRSTKTFIEEGRWKKALAQNPNYVLIQFGHNDSHDADRPESTDSQTDYQEYLRRYVDEARMIGADPILVTPMVRRKFDADGKISETQTDRNKRLEAYAQAMRNVAKQKKVSVIDLYSASKELAEQIGPEASAKMSPKQGDRTHFNEEGARAMAGLVLEPLHEVAPELQPLWKKPAN; encoded by the coding sequence ATGAAAAAGCTTCACCCTATTCTTGCTCTTGTTCTGGGCATGTGTCCCGCGTTTGTATTGGCCGAAGACTCTGCGCCGGAAGCTCAGCCAGAGGTACCGGTACGCTTGGTTATCGTTGGCGATTCGACCGTCTGCGAGTACCCTGCCAATCGGCCTGATCGTGGTTGGGGGCAGTTTATTGAAGAGGCATTCGAAGAGGGGACCGTCAAGGTTTCAAACTTGGCCAAGTCAGGTCGCAGTACCAAGACCTTCATTGAGGAAGGACGCTGGAAAAAGGCCCTAGCCCAGAATCCCAACTACGTGCTGATTCAGTTTGGCCATAACGATTCGCACGATGCCGACCGACCGGAATCGACCGACTCGCAGACTGATTACCAAGAGTACCTCAGGCGATATGTTGACGAAGCCAGGATGATCGGCGCCGATCCCATTTTGGTAACCCCCATGGTTCGCCGCAAGTTCGATGCCGACGGCAAGATCTCTGAAACGCAAACGGACAGAAACAAGCGGCTCGAAGCCTATGCTCAAGCGATGCGAAACGTCGCCAAGCAAAAAAAGGTGTCGGTCATCGATCTTTACTCGGCCAGCAAAGAACTTGCCGAACAGATTGGCCCAGAAGCGAGTGCCAAGATGTCGCCCAAGCAAGGGGATCGCACGCACTTTAATGAAGAGGGAGCCCGCGCTATGGCTGGGTTAGTTCTCGAACCTCTGCACGAAGTAGCACCCGAGTTGCAGCCGTTGTGGAAGAAGCCCGCAAACTAA
- the aceE gene encoding pyruvate dehydrogenase (acetyl-transferring), homodimeric type, with amino-acid sequence MMPAEENLMRNNPSTFASDVDPAETQEWLDSLDYVLEGKGEDRVRFLLSALENRAHARGVDIPFAANTPYINTIHSSDQPAYPGNREFERRIKSIIRWNAMAMVTRANKNFEGLGGHISTFASSATLVEVAFNHFLRGRGSGYEGDQVYFQGHASPGIYSRAFVEGRLTEENLECFRRELQPVMGLSSYPHPWLMPDFWEFPTVSMGLGPICSIYQARFNRYLHDRGLKDTSKTRVWAFIGDGECDEPETLGAISLASREQLDNLTWVINCNLQRLDGPVRGNGKIIQELEAVFRGAGWNVIKVVWGSDWDPLLEADKSGLLVKRMEEVVDGQYQKYVVESGEYIRKHFFGKYPELLELVKNYSDERLQKMVRGGHDPEKVYAAYKAATECKGKPTVVIAKTIKGYGLGEAGEGRNVTHNQKKLNEEELREFRTRFSIPISDEEVVKAPFYRPPEDSAEMRYLKKRREALGGPVPSRPKNVPTSQIPTIEDYKEFLGGSRGKEMSTTMGFVRLLTKLCKDENIGKQIVPIVPDESRTFGMEGMFRQIGIYAHSGQLYEPVDSDQLMYYKEAKDGQILEEGITEAGSMSSFIAAGNAYSQHGINMIPFFIYYSMFGFQRIGDLIWCAADTRAKGFLIGGTAGRTTLNGEGLQHQDGHSHLNAIAFPTVRSYDVCYAYETAVIVLDGMKKLYAEGETAIYYITVGNENYVNPEMPEGAQEGIVRGIYKLSAQAVEKPRATVQLMGSGTITRCVLDAAQILAEKYNIASDVWAVTSYTELRRDSQSVERWNMFHPTEEPKKSYLETVMDGVEGPFISASDNVRAWAEQIRPYLPGQMVALGTDGMGRSETREALRRHFEVDAESVVIATLYELARTGKVERSEVAQAIQDLNYDAEKPNPYFA; translated from the coding sequence ATGATGCCAGCCGAAGAGAATCTCATGCGGAATAACCCGTCGACGTTTGCATCCGACGTTGACCCGGCAGAGACTCAAGAGTGGCTCGACTCACTCGATTACGTGTTAGAAGGCAAAGGTGAGGACCGGGTTCGGTTCCTTTTATCCGCTTTAGAAAATCGAGCACATGCTCGGGGTGTCGATATTCCATTTGCGGCCAACACGCCGTACATCAACACCATTCACTCGTCGGATCAACCTGCTTATCCCGGCAATCGTGAATTCGAACGTCGCATCAAGAGCATCATCCGCTGGAACGCCATGGCGATGGTGACGCGGGCCAACAAAAATTTTGAAGGCCTCGGCGGGCATATCAGCACGTTCGCTTCCAGTGCTACCTTGGTGGAAGTCGCTTTCAATCACTTCCTGCGTGGTCGCGGCAGCGGTTACGAAGGAGACCAGGTTTATTTCCAAGGGCACGCTTCGCCTGGGATTTACTCGCGGGCTTTCGTCGAAGGGCGTTTGACGGAAGAGAACCTGGAATGCTTCCGCCGAGAGCTGCAGCCGGTGATGGGGCTTTCGTCCTATCCGCACCCTTGGCTAATGCCAGACTTCTGGGAATTCCCGACGGTTAGCATGGGCTTGGGGCCGATCTGCTCGATCTACCAGGCACGTTTCAACCGCTACTTGCATGACCGCGGTTTGAAAGACACCAGCAAGACCCGTGTGTGGGCGTTCATTGGGGACGGTGAATGCGACGAGCCGGAAACGCTCGGCGCGATCAGCCTGGCCTCGCGCGAACAGCTCGACAACCTGACCTGGGTCATCAACTGCAACTTGCAGCGTTTGGATGGTCCGGTGCGTGGTAACGGCAAGATCATTCAAGAGCTGGAAGCGGTCTTCCGCGGTGCCGGCTGGAATGTCATCAAGGTCGTTTGGGGTAGCGACTGGGACCCGTTGTTGGAAGCCGACAAATCGGGCCTGCTCGTCAAACGGATGGAAGAAGTGGTCGACGGCCAGTACCAAAAGTACGTGGTTGAAAGTGGCGAATACATTCGCAAGCACTTCTTCGGCAAGTACCCAGAACTGCTGGAACTCGTCAAGAATTACTCGGACGAACGTCTCCAAAAGATGGTTCGTGGTGGGCACGATCCTGAAAAAGTGTATGCCGCCTACAAGGCTGCCACCGAATGCAAGGGCAAGCCGACCGTTGTTATCGCCAAGACGATCAAAGGGTATGGGCTAGGCGAAGCTGGCGAAGGCCGTAACGTCACCCACAACCAGAAGAAGCTGAACGAGGAAGAACTCCGTGAGTTCCGGACCCGCTTCAGTATTCCGATCTCGGACGAAGAAGTCGTCAAAGCACCTTTCTACCGTCCGCCGGAAGATAGCGCCGAAATGCGTTATCTTAAGAAGCGTCGTGAAGCACTCGGTGGTCCGGTTCCTTCTCGCCCGAAGAACGTGCCAACCTCGCAGATTCCTACGATCGAGGATTACAAAGAATTCCTTGGTGGGAGTCGCGGTAAAGAAATGTCGACCACGATGGGCTTCGTCCGCCTGCTCACGAAGCTGTGCAAAGACGAAAACATCGGCAAGCAGATCGTCCCGATCGTTCCCGACGAATCGCGAACCTTCGGTATGGAAGGCATGTTCCGGCAGATCGGGATTTATGCCCATTCTGGCCAGTTGTACGAGCCGGTCGACTCCGATCAGCTGATGTACTACAAGGAAGCTAAAGATGGGCAGATCCTAGAAGAAGGGATCACCGAAGCGGGTTCGATGTCGTCGTTTATCGCGGCTGGCAACGCTTACTCGCAGCACGGCATCAACATGATTCCGTTCTTCATTTACTACAGCATGTTCGGTTTCCAGCGTATCGGCGACCTGATTTGGTGTGCCGCTGATACGCGTGCCAAGGGCTTCCTGATCGGTGGAACCGCCGGCCGTACGACCCTGAACGGGGAAGGGCTACAGCACCAAGATGGTCATAGCCATCTCAATGCGATCGCCTTCCCAACGGTTCGTTCCTACGATGTCTGTTACGCCTACGAAACGGCTGTCATCGTCCTCGACGGGATGAAGAAGCTGTACGCTGAAGGCGAAACGGCGATCTACTACATCACCGTTGGAAACGAAAACTACGTCAATCCAGAGATGCCAGAAGGTGCCCAGGAAGGGATCGTTCGCGGTATCTACAAGCTCAGCGCCCAGGCCGTCGAAAAGCCACGTGCTACGGTTCAGTTGATGGGCAGTGGCACGATCACACGCTGCGTGTTGGACGCCGCTCAGATTTTGGCCGAAAAGTACAACATTGCCAGCGATGTGTGGGCGGTAACCAGCTACACCGAGCTTCGCCGCGATTCGCAGTCGGTCGAACGTTGGAACATGTTCCACCCGACCGAAGAGCCGAAGAAGTCGTACCTCGAAACCGTCATGGACGGAGTCGAAGGCCCCTTCATCTCGGCTTCCGACAATGTGCGAGCTTGGGCTGAACAAATTCGTCCGTACTTGCCGGGCCAAATGGTGGCTCTGGGTACCGACGGCATGGGCCGCAGCGAAACACGCGAAGCCTTGCGTCGCCACTTCGAGGTCGACGCCGAATCGGTCGTCATCGCCACTCTTTACGAACTGGCTCGTACCGGCAAGGTCGAACGCAGCGAAGTGGCCCAGGCGATTCAAGATTTGAACTACGACGCCGAAAAGCCGAATCCCTACTTCGCATAA
- a CDS encoding 2-oxo acid dehydrogenase subunit E2: MAIDVQLPDLGDGIESGDVLAVHVSVGDTIEKGQTLIEIETDKATVDVPSTQGGKVTKIHVKAGDTVAVHSPLVSLDAAESGGAAPAAEAPPAETPAPPAEEPKAAEPAPAPEAPKPAPAKPAPPKPAPVNIAPPTPAPAPVADTSSADESVPAGPAVRRFAREVGVDLRIVQGSGPNGRIEREDVLRTVRDLNQGTSSAGKGESASPAAAGTLPSLTGEAHTDKFGPVRIEKMKKIRKVTAAQMTKSWTTAPRVTNFDDADITALEELRQQSKDDYAEAGVKLTTMPFLIKAVAVALREHPELNASIDMEQEQVIYKDYVNVGIAVDSDRGLLVPNMKNTDRMSIPDIARSLQQTAADIRGNTFEMSTLQGGTFTISNLGAIGGTYSTPIINVPEVAILLVGRSRKMPVVVKDQIVARLMMPLSLSYDHRLVDGATAGRFLNEVKGLLENPSKLLMAP; the protein is encoded by the coding sequence ATGGCGATAGACGTACAACTTCCTGACCTCGGCGATGGAATCGAATCAGGCGACGTGCTGGCTGTCCATGTCTCGGTAGGCGATACGATCGAGAAGGGACAAACCCTGATCGAAATCGAAACCGACAAGGCCACCGTCGATGTCCCCAGTACCCAAGGGGGCAAAGTCACCAAGATTCACGTGAAAGCAGGCGATACGGTCGCCGTCCACTCGCCGCTGGTTTCGCTGGATGCCGCAGAGTCCGGTGGCGCTGCCCCGGCTGCTGAAGCTCCGCCTGCGGAAACGCCAGCACCTCCCGCTGAAGAACCCAAGGCCGCTGAGCCAGCCCCGGCACCGGAAGCACCTAAACCTGCTCCGGCCAAACCAGCACCTCCGAAACCGGCCCCTGTGAACATTGCTCCGCCGACTCCGGCGCCGGCCCCAGTTGCCGATACTTCGTCTGCCGACGAGAGTGTTCCGGCTGGTCCAGCCGTTCGCCGCTTCGCCCGCGAAGTTGGTGTTGATCTGCGAATCGTGCAGGGAAGTGGGCCAAATGGTCGCATTGAACGTGAAGACGTGTTGCGGACCGTGCGCGACCTGAACCAAGGCACTTCGTCCGCTGGCAAGGGTGAATCTGCTTCCCCAGCGGCAGCCGGTACTCTGCCTTCGCTGACCGGCGAAGCCCATACCGATAAGTTCGGTCCGGTTCGCATCGAGAAGATGAAGAAGATCCGCAAGGTGACCGCCGCTCAGATGACCAAGAGCTGGACGACTGCCCCACGGGTTACCAACTTCGACGATGCGGACATCACTGCCCTGGAAGAACTGCGTCAACAGTCGAAAGACGACTATGCTGAAGCTGGCGTCAAGTTGACCACGATGCCATTTTTGATCAAAGCCGTGGCAGTGGCTCTGCGAGAGCACCCGGAACTGAACGCTTCGATCGACATGGAGCAGGAACAGGTCATCTACAAAGATTACGTGAACGTCGGCATCGCTGTCGATTCCGATCGTGGCCTGCTCGTTCCGAACATGAAGAACACCGACCGCATGTCGATTCCAGACATTGCTCGCAGCCTCCAGCAAACGGCTGCCGACATTCGCGGCAACACGTTCGAGATGTCGACCCTACAAGGGGGCACCTTCACGATCAGTAACCTGGGCGCGATTGGGGGAACGTATTCCACACCCATCATTAACGTCCCGGAAGTCGCGATCCTGTTAGTTGGCCGCTCGCGTAAGATGCCGGTTGTCGTCAAAGACCAAATCGTGGCCCGCTTGATGATGCCGCTGAGCCTATCCTACGACCACCGCCTGGTCGACGGAGCCACCGCCGGTCGCTTCCTCAACGAAGTCAAAGGTCTGCTGGAAAACCCCAGCAAGCTGCTGATGGCCCCGTAG
- a CDS encoding DUF6655 family protein, protein MKRNGMLPWVCLTLGAASLFLGGCKSTVHVTDSAESGTQQLLMNSSADAVICSFDFSPLANRLCFLDTTGLGNANTGYLPYRIREQMGSFGVLLAETRDEAEVIVEAGLAAYGTDSRRDTLGITDVNQLPDIYLCVDNVQYGVAKLSLFAREKKTGAVIWHSGIMRADSYQDIRKVLGTGPRYTGTIQHSGTRVGR, encoded by the coding sequence ATGAAGAGGAACGGGATGCTTCCTTGGGTTTGCTTGACGTTGGGGGCTGCCTCGCTTTTCCTGGGTGGTTGCAAGTCGACGGTCCATGTGACCGATTCCGCCGAGTCTGGCACGCAACAGTTGCTCATGAACTCTTCCGCCGACGCGGTAATTTGTTCGTTCGATTTCAGCCCACTGGCCAATCGCTTATGTTTTCTCGACACCACAGGCCTAGGAAACGCGAATACGGGCTACCTCCCTTATCGTATTCGCGAGCAGATGGGCTCTTTCGGTGTCCTTCTGGCAGAGACGCGGGACGAAGCCGAGGTGATTGTTGAAGCCGGTTTGGCCGCCTACGGAACTGATTCGCGGCGCGATACGCTTGGTATTACCGATGTCAATCAACTGCCAGACATTTACTTATGCGTCGACAATGTCCAGTACGGCGTGGCGAAACTGTCGTTATTCGCCCGCGAAAAGAAAACAGGAGCCGTCATCTGGCATTCCGGTATAATGCGAGCTGATTCGTATCAAGATATCCGTAAAGTTCTCGGCACCGGTCCCCGCTACACCGGCACTATCCAGCATTCCGGCACACGCGTAGGCAGGTAA
- a CDS encoding disulfide bond formation protein B, with amino-acid sequence MANDQRLYDINSACMLVVVSVLLGAFYFQFGLHEDPCPLCLLQRMGMIGVILGLAMNTQFGFHRLHFAAVNLAALVGAMFSIRQVLLHICPVAGEPSGYGDAFFGMHLYSWGVLVFAASILGSSILLTLVNEKPPESTRKQSMFEQIVFHLAALVCFANVVSTFALCSFGPCH; translated from the coding sequence ATGGCTAATGATCAGCGGCTTTACGATATCAATTCCGCCTGTATGCTCGTGGTGGTTTCGGTTTTGCTGGGGGCTTTCTACTTCCAGTTTGGGCTTCATGAAGATCCTTGCCCGCTTTGTTTGCTCCAGCGGATGGGAATGATCGGCGTGATCTTGGGGCTAGCAATGAACACGCAGTTTGGATTTCATCGCCTTCATTTCGCTGCGGTTAACTTGGCGGCGTTGGTTGGGGCTATGTTCTCTATTCGACAGGTGCTTCTTCATATCTGTCCTGTTGCTGGGGAACCCTCAGGCTACGGCGATGCTTTTTTCGGCATGCACCTCTACTCGTGGGGCGTCCTTGTCTTTGCGGCCAGCATTCTCGGTTCGTCGATACTGCTCACGCTGGTCAACGAGAAGCCCCCAGAGAGCACCCGAAAGCAAAGCATGTTCGAACAAATTGTGTTCCATCTTGCCGCGCTTGTATGCTTTGCTAACGTCGTATCGACTTTTGCGCTGTGCAGTTTCGGCCCTTGCCATTAA
- a CDS encoding glucose-1-phosphate adenylyltransferase yields MRNVICLVLGGGRGTRLYPLTKYRSKPAVPLAGKYRLIDIPLSNCLNSQMNRIYVLTQFMSVSLHRHIRQTYRFDHFNGGFVELLAAQQTAGEGSDWYQGTADAVRKNLRYIQQHGIEYVLILSGDQLYRMDYREMLDSHIASGADVSIAGLPVHSKEAGGLGIMKIDETGRVRGFVEKPKTPEELAHVRTDPAWIDARGIQSNGRDCLASMGNYLFNRDTLLEVLEKTDYQDFGKEIFPAAIRSKHVQMHMFDSYWEDIGTIKAFYESNLATLAPTPPFEFVEEEAPIFTRARFLPPSMLMDSHVSTSMIADGCQIGAGCTIKNSVIGLRSVIGENVTIEDSVLMGCDYYSTKRENEQDTTTGRPHMKIGSGSVIKGAIVDKNCHIGHNVRVVNSDNLPDKEYPEGVTIVDGIPVVEKGAYLPDGWSLY; encoded by the coding sequence ATGCGTAATGTCATCTGCCTAGTGCTGGGCGGAGGCCGAGGAACCCGGCTTTATCCCCTGACCAAATACCGCTCGAAACCTGCCGTCCCTCTGGCAGGCAAATACCGCCTGATCGATATTCCGCTTTCGAACTGCTTAAACAGCCAGATGAATCGCATCTATGTGCTGACACAGTTCATGTCGGTTAGTTTGCATCGCCATATCCGCCAGACCTATCGGTTCGATCACTTCAACGGGGGCTTTGTCGAACTATTGGCAGCCCAGCAAACCGCCGGTGAAGGTTCCGACTGGTACCAAGGCACTGCCGATGCTGTACGGAAGAATCTTCGCTACATTCAACAACATGGCATTGAGTACGTGCTGATTCTTTCCGGCGACCAACTGTACCGGATGGATTACCGCGAGATGCTCGATTCGCACATCGCCTCTGGTGCCGATGTCTCGATCGCTGGGTTGCCGGTCCACTCGAAGGAAGCCGGTGGGCTTGGCATTATGAAGATCGACGAAACAGGCCGTGTGCGTGGCTTCGTCGAAAAGCCGAAGACACCGGAAGAACTTGCTCATGTCCGGACCGATCCCGCTTGGATCGATGCCCGTGGCATTCAAAGCAACGGCCGCGATTGCCTAGCGAGCATGGGCAATTACCTCTTCAACCGCGACACGCTGCTCGAAGTGCTGGAAAAGACCGACTACCAGGACTTCGGCAAAGAGATCTTCCCCGCTGCCATCCGTAGCAAGCACGTGCAAATGCACATGTTCGATAGCTACTGGGAAGACATCGGTACGATCAAAGCATTCTACGAGTCGAACCTGGCCACGCTGGCACCTACGCCGCCGTTCGAGTTCGTGGAAGAAGAAGCACCGATCTTTACCCGGGCTCGCTTCCTGCCGCCTAGTATGCTGATGGACAGCCACGTTAGCACCAGCATGATCGCCGACGGTTGCCAAATCGGCGCCGGCTGCACGATCAAGAACAGCGTGATTGGCCTGCGTAGTGTGATTGGCGAGAACGTCACCATCGAAGACTCGGTTTTGATGGGCTGCGACTACTACTCGACCAAACGCGAAAACGAGCAAGACACGACCACCGGCCGCCCTCACATGAAGATAGGCTCTGGTAGCGTCATCAAAGGGGCAATCGTCGACAAGAACTGCCACATCGGGCACAACGTCCGCGTGGTCAACAGCGATAACCTGCCAGACAAGGAATACCCGGAAGGGGTAACCATCGTCGACGGAATCCCTGTCGTCGAAAAAGGGGCTTACCTACCCGATGGTTGGTCGCTGTATTAA